In Sphingomonas sp. G-3-2-10, a single window of DNA contains:
- a CDS encoding DUF938 domain-containing protein yields the protein MKRHAPATERNRDPIAAVLAEELPGEGVVLEIASGTGEHCAAFAARFPSLRWQPSDPDKDALASIAAWCADLPNVLLPLEIDASKDWPVASADAILCINMVHISPWAATLGLMAGAGQLLGSGAPLILYGPYRRRGVPTAPSNEQFELWLKDKSPEYGLRFVEDVSDVAAAQGLTLQRLVEMPANNLMLVYRHDA from the coding sequence GTGAAGCGCCACGCGCCCGCGACCGAGCGCAACCGCGATCCGATCGCGGCGGTGCTGGCGGAAGAATTGCCGGGCGAGGGCGTGGTGCTGGAGATCGCCAGCGGGACGGGGGAGCATTGCGCGGCGTTCGCGGCGCGGTTTCCCTCCTTGCGCTGGCAGCCGAGCGACCCGGATAAGGATGCGCTGGCGTCGATCGCCGCATGGTGCGCCGACCTGCCCAACGTCCTGCTGCCGCTGGAGATCGATGCCTCGAAGGACTGGCCGGTGGCAAGCGCCGACGCGATCCTGTGCATCAACATGGTGCATATCAGCCCGTGGGCGGCGACATTGGGGCTGATGGCAGGGGCGGGGCAGTTGCTGGGGTCCGGCGCGCCGCTGATCCTCTATGGTCCCTACCGCCGGCGCGGTGTGCCGACTGCGCCGTCGAACGAGCAGTTCGAGCTGTGGCTGAAGGACAAGAGCCCCGAATATGGCCTGCGCTTCGTCGAGGATGTGAGCGACGTGGCAGCGGCGCAGGGGCTGACGCTGCAACGGCTGGTGGAGATGCCCGCCAACAACCTCATGCTGGTGTACCGCCATGACGCCTGA
- a CDS encoding CcdC protein domain-containing protein, with the protein MNNQAIQAGWISYAIFFVVLVAVVAFRMRRMSRERPLKIEQLWIVPAIYALLAAFLYYRFPPHGMVILWCFVALGLGALAGWWRGKMMHIAVNPDTHEISQKGSMAAMLFLLGIILVRYAAREIALLGGSSLHLDILTVTDLLIAFALGLLSAQRIEMYLRAKRLLDEARNR; encoded by the coding sequence ATGAACAATCAGGCCATTCAGGCGGGCTGGATCAGCTACGCGATCTTCTTCGTGGTGCTGGTGGCGGTGGTCGCGTTCCGGATGCGGCGGATGAGCCGCGAACGGCCGTTGAAGATCGAGCAATTGTGGATCGTCCCCGCCATCTACGCGCTGCTCGCCGCGTTCCTCTATTACCGCTTTCCGCCGCACGGGATGGTGATCCTGTGGTGCTTCGTCGCGCTGGGTCTTGGCGCGCTGGCCGGATGGTGGCGCGGCAAGATGATGCACATCGCGGTGAACCCCGACACGCACGAAATCAGCCAGAAGGGATCGATGGCGGCGATGCTGTTCCTGCTGGGCATCATTCTGGTCCGCTATGCCGCGCGCGAAATCGCGCTGCTGGGCGGATCGAGCCTGCACCTCGACATCCTGACCGTCACCGATCTGCTGATCGCCTTCGCGCTCGGGCTGCTGAGCGCGCAGCGGATCGAGATGTATCTGCGCGCCAAGCGCCTGCTCGACGAAGCACGCAACCGGTGA
- a CDS encoding isoprenylcysteine carboxylmethyltransferase family protein: MKVERDSPGVKFPPPLVFLGVLLIGLALDGPGLPFGNYLENMFGWIGIVAGMAIILTAIGLFRRAGTNAEPWKTSTSIVTDGVYRWTRNPMYLGMALTYAGIALVCDSLVALILLVPVVFVIQRQVIEAEEAYMEARFGEPYRAYKASVRRWF, translated from the coding sequence ATGAAGGTCGAACGGGACAGCCCAGGCGTGAAGTTTCCGCCGCCGCTGGTGTTTCTGGGCGTGTTGCTGATCGGCCTCGCGCTCGACGGCCCCGGCCTGCCCTTCGGCAATTATCTCGAGAATATGTTCGGCTGGATCGGCATCGTGGCCGGCATGGCGATCATCCTGACCGCCATCGGCCTGTTCCGCAGGGCCGGCACCAATGCCGAGCCGTGGAAGACCAGCACCAGCATCGTCACCGACGGCGTCTATCGCTGGACGCGCAACCCGATGTATCTCGGCATGGCGCTCACCTATGCCGGCATCGCCCTGGTGTGCGACAGCCTGGTCGCGCTGATCCTGCTCGTGCCGGTCGTGTTCGTGATCCAGCGTCAGGTGATCGAAGCGGAGGAAGCCTATATGGAGGCACGCTTCGGCGAGCCGTATCGCGCCTACAAGGCCAGCGTCCGCCGCTGGTTCTGA
- a CDS encoding RNA 2'-phosphotransferase, giving the protein MTRKISKALSYWLRHAPEAGGLTLDETGWAPVPDVMAALAREGLTESRADLERTVAESDKQRFELSEDGARIRCRQGHSVEVDLDWPAAQPPEWLFHGTVERFLDPIFAEGLKPMSRHHVHLSPDVETATRVGARRGDAVILRIAAGAMAQAGIVFRLSSNGVWLTDAVPPAYIARD; this is encoded by the coding sequence ATGACACGCAAGATTTCCAAGGCCCTGTCCTACTGGCTGCGCCACGCTCCCGAAGCCGGCGGGCTGACGCTCGACGAAACCGGCTGGGCGCCGGTCCCCGACGTGATGGCCGCGCTCGCTCGCGAGGGGCTGACCGAAAGCCGCGCCGATCTCGAGCGCACCGTCGCCGAAAGCGACAAGCAGCGCTTCGAGCTGTCGGAGGATGGTGCGCGCATCCGCTGCCGTCAGGGTCATTCGGTCGAAGTCGATCTCGACTGGCCGGCCGCCCAGCCGCCCGAATGGCTGTTCCACGGCACGGTCGAACGCTTCCTCGATCCGATCTTCGCCGAGGGGCTGAAGCCGATGTCGCGGCATCACGTCCACCTCTCGCCCGATGTCGAGACCGCGACACGGGTCGGCGCGCGGCGCGGCGACGCAGTGATCCTTCGCATTGCGGCGGGCGCGATGGCGCAGGCGGGCATCGTGTTCCGCCTCTCCAGCAACGGCGTCTGGCTGACCGACGCGGTGCCGCCCGCCTATATCGCGCGCGACTGA
- a CDS encoding AraC family transcriptional regulator, translating to MNEIAARTYRARMQRVLDHIDRHLDEDIGLDALAAVAAFSKHHFHRQFGATFGVSLHRYVQLARMKRASYRLAYRNDASITGIALDAGYDAPDAFARAFRQRFGQAPSDFRKSPDWEPWLAAFGPLTQARTTLMTPTYTHDQVTIRDTPDTPVAVMAHRGSPARIGDTIQRFIAWRKTAGLRPDRSATFNVFHADPRTTPPEDYRLDLCAGTGREVEPNDAGVEAGLIPGGRCAVLRVTGSSDDLEGAALFLYRDWLPESGEEARDFPLYCQRVSFFPDVPEHEAVTDLFLPLR from the coding sequence ATGAACGAGATCGCCGCCAGAACCTATCGAGCCCGGATGCAGCGGGTGCTGGATCATATCGACCGGCATCTCGACGAGGATATCGGGCTGGATGCGCTCGCCGCGGTGGCCGCCTTTTCGAAGCATCATTTCCACCGTCAGTTCGGCGCGACCTTCGGCGTCTCGCTCCATCGCTATGTCCAGCTCGCCCGCATGAAGCGCGCTTCGTACCGGCTGGCCTATCGCAACGATGCGAGCATCACCGGCATCGCCCTGGATGCCGGCTACGACGCGCCCGATGCCTTTGCGCGCGCCTTCCGGCAGCGCTTCGGACAGGCGCCGTCGGACTTCCGGAAATCTCCCGACTGGGAACCGTGGCTTGCGGCCTTCGGGCCACTCACTCAGGCAAGGACCACGCTCATGACCCCGACCTACACCCATGATCAGGTAACGATCCGCGACACGCCCGACACGCCCGTCGCGGTAATGGCCCATCGCGGCAGCCCCGCCCGGATCGGCGACACGATCCAGCGCTTCATCGCGTGGCGCAAGACCGCCGGGCTGCGGCCGGACCGCAGCGCGACGTTCAACGTCTTCCACGCCGATCCGCGCACCACGCCGCCCGAGGACTATCGCCTCGATCTGTGCGCGGGCACCGGTCGCGAGGTCGAACCCAATGATGCGGGCGTGGAAGCCGGGCTGATCCCCGGCGGGCGCTGCGCGGTGCTGCGCGTCACCGGATCGAGCGACGACCTCGAAGGCGCGGCGCTGTTCCTCTATCGCGACTGGCTGCCCGAAAGCGGCGAGGAAGCCCGCGACTTCCCCCTCTATTGCCAGCGCGTCAGCTTCTTCCCCGACGTGCCGGAACACGAAGCCGTGACCGACCTGTTCCTGCCGCTGCGCTGA
- the gcvPB gene encoding aminomethyl-transferring glycine dehydrogenase subunit GcvPB yields MSTINQSGWRPTTPEKGDSDTSTFTGNRALMLEEPLIFEIGSTETTGVDFDFEPGMGAYEDRLGGLARTAPIGLPGLSEPETVRHYTRLSRQNYAIDLGLFPLGSCTMKHNPRLNERMARLPGFADLHPLTPVDSCQGALEVIDQLAHWLITLTGMHAVAMSPKAGAHGELCGVLAIRAALDARGEGHRKILLVPISAHGTNPATAAFANFTVEDIPATDDGRVDLAALKARLGPDIAGVMITNPNTCGLFERDMREISDAVHAAGGYVYCDGANFNAIVGRVRPGDLGIDAMHINLHKTFSTPHGGGGPGSGPVVLSQALAPYAPLPFVEKTAGGFRLVEEETADEHHAGTFGRMVAFHGQMGMFTRALTYILSHGADGLRQVAEDSVLNANYILRSMEDLLDAPFAKSGPCMHEAIFSDKGLPEGFSTIDVAKGLIDEGYHPMTVYFPLVVHGAMLVEPTETESKATLDQFIGAFRSVAARAKNGDPTVKTAPHFAPRRRLDETLAARKPVLAYKEPAVAEAAE; encoded by the coding sequence ATGAGCACGATCAACCAGAGCGGCTGGCGTCCGACCACCCCGGAAAAGGGCGATAGCGACACCTCGACCTTCACCGGCAACCGCGCACTGATGCTGGAAGAGCCGCTGATCTTCGAGATCGGTTCGACCGAGACGACGGGCGTGGACTTCGATTTTGAACCCGGCATGGGAGCTTATGAAGATCGGCTGGGCGGCCTCGCCCGCACCGCGCCGATCGGCCTGCCGGGCCTGTCCGAGCCGGAGACGGTGCGCCACTACACCCGCCTCAGCCGCCAGAACTACGCGATCGACCTCGGCCTGTTCCCGCTGGGCAGTTGCACGATGAAGCATAATCCGCGCCTGAACGAGCGCATGGCGCGGCTGCCGGGCTTCGCGGACCTGCATCCGCTGACGCCGGTGGATTCGTGCCAGGGTGCGCTGGAAGTGATCGATCAGCTTGCCCATTGGCTCATCACGCTGACCGGGATGCACGCCGTGGCGATGAGCCCCAAGGCCGGGGCACACGGGGAATTGTGCGGCGTGCTCGCCATCCGCGCGGCGCTCGATGCGCGCGGGGAGGGGCATCGCAAGATCCTGCTCGTGCCGATCAGCGCGCACGGGACCAATCCGGCGACGGCGGCCTTCGCCAACTTCACGGTGGAGGATATCCCGGCGACGGACGATGGCCGCGTCGATCTCGCGGCGCTGAAGGCGCGGCTGGGGCCGGACATTGCGGGCGTGATGATCACCAACCCCAACACCTGCGGCCTGTTCGAACGCGACATGCGCGAGATTTCGGACGCGGTTCATGCGGCTGGCGGATACGTTTATTGCGATGGCGCGAACTTCAACGCGATCGTCGGCCGGGTGCGTCCGGGCGATCTGGGCATCGATGCGATGCACATCAACCTGCACAAGACCTTCTCGACTCCGCATGGCGGCGGCGGGCCGGGCTCCGGGCCGGTGGTGTTGTCGCAAGCGCTGGCGCCCTATGCGCCGCTGCCCTTCGTCGAGAAGACCGCAGGCGGCTTCCGCCTGGTCGAGGAAGAAACCGCCGACGAGCATCATGCCGGCACCTTCGGCCGGATGGTCGCGTTCCACGGCCAGATGGGCATGTTCACCCGTGCGCTGACCTATATCCTCAGCCACGGCGCGGACGGCCTGCGTCAGGTTGCCGAGGATTCGGTGCTCAACGCCAATTACATCCTGCGTTCGATGGAAGATCTGCTCGACGCGCCGTTCGCGAAGAGCGGGCCGTGCATGCACGAAGCGATCTTCAGCGATAAGGGATTGCCGGAAGGCTTCTCGACGATCGACGTGGCCAAGGGCCTGATCGACGAAGGGTATCACCCGATGACGGTCTATTTCCCGCTCGTGGTGCACGGCGCGATGCTGGTCGAGCCGACGGAGACCGAGTCCAAGGCGACGCTCGACCAGTTCATCGGCGCGTTCCGTTCGGTCGCTGCGCGGGCGAAGAATGGCGATCCCACGGTCAAGACCGCGCCGCACTTCGCGCCCCGCCGGCGGCTCGACGAGACGCTGGCTGCGCGCAAGCCGGTGCTGGCGTATAAGGAACCGGCGGTCGCCGAAGCAGCGGAATGA
- the gcvPA gene encoding aminomethyl-transferring glycine dehydrogenase subunit GcvPA, translating into MRYLPLTHADRKDMLSVIGAKTIDDLFVDVPGAAVLDGPIHGLPLHASELAVERHMTALAKKNLAAGDAPFFLGAGAYKHHVPASVDHLIQRGEFLTAYTPYQPEIAQGTLQMMFEFQSQVARLLGCDVANASMYDGSTACWEAIVMARRVTRRGKAILSGGLHPHYVSVANTMAKYTGDVLDTRLPVLGATPDTDDLIGLIDADTSCVVVQYPDILGRIADLSALADACHAKKALLIAVVTEPVALGAIKSPGEMGADIVVGEGQSIGVGLQFGGPYVGLFACSEKLVRQMPGRLCGETVDAEGKRGFVLTLSTREQHIRREKATSNICTSSVLCALAWSIHMTLLGEAGLRQLATKNHIGAIGASNVLSQVPGVELVTPVFFNEFTLKLSKEARPVVRQLADKGILAGVSLGRLYPGVESLENGLVVAVTETTTEEDVATLASALREALA; encoded by the coding sequence ATGCGCTACCTGCCCCTTACCCATGCCGATCGTAAGGACATGCTGTCCGTCATCGGCGCGAAGACGATCGATGACCTGTTCGTCGATGTGCCCGGCGCCGCCGTGCTCGATGGCCCGATCCACGGCCTGCCGCTTCATGCCAGCGAGCTGGCGGTCGAGCGGCACATGACGGCATTGGCGAAAAAGAACCTCGCCGCCGGCGATGCGCCGTTCTTCCTTGGGGCGGGTGCGTACAAGCACCATGTGCCCGCCAGCGTCGATCACCTGATCCAGCGTGGCGAGTTCCTGACCGCCTATACGCCGTACCAGCCGGAGATCGCGCAGGGCACGCTGCAGATGATGTTCGAGTTCCAGTCGCAGGTCGCGCGGCTGCTTGGCTGCGACGTGGCGAATGCGTCGATGTACGACGGGTCGACCGCGTGCTGGGAAGCGATCGTGATGGCGCGGCGGGTGACCCGGCGCGGCAAGGCGATCCTCTCGGGCGGTTTGCATCCGCATTATGTGTCGGTCGCCAACACGATGGCGAAATATACCGGCGACGTGCTCGACACGCGCCTTCCGGTGCTGGGCGCGACGCCGGACACCGACGATCTGATCGGGCTGATCGACGCCGATACGTCGTGCGTCGTGGTCCAGTATCCCGATATCCTTGGCCGGATCGCCGACCTTTCGGCGCTGGCCGATGCGTGCCATGCGAAGAAGGCGCTGCTGATCGCGGTAGTGACCGAGCCGGTGGCGCTGGGGGCGATCAAATCGCCGGGCGAGATGGGCGCGGACATCGTGGTGGGCGAAGGCCAGTCGATCGGCGTCGGCCTGCAGTTCGGCGGGCCCTATGTCGGCCTGTTCGCCTGTTCGGAAAAGCTGGTGCGGCAGATGCCGGGGCGTCTCTGCGGAGAGACCGTCGATGCCGAGGGCAAGCGCGGCTTCGTGCTGACGCTCTCCACCCGCGAGCAGCATATCCGCCGCGAGAAGGCGACGTCGAACATCTGCACCAGCTCGGTGCTGTGCGCGCTCGCCTGGTCGATCCATATGACCCTGCTGGGTGAAGCTGGTCTTCGCCAGTTGGCGACCAAGAATCACATCGGCGCAATCGGGGCGAGCAATGTGCTGTCGCAGGTGCCGGGTGTCGAATTGGTGACTCCGGTCTTCTTCAACGAGTTCACGCTCAAATTGTCCAAGGAAGCGCGACCCGTGGTTCGCCAACTCGCCGACAAGGGCATTCTCGCAGGCGTATCGCTCGGTCGGCTCTATCCGGGCGTTGAGAGCCTTGAGAACGGCCTCGTCGTCGCGGTCACTGAAACCACCACGGAGGAGGACGTCGCGACGCTTGCCTCCGCGCTCCGGGAGGCGCTGGCATGA
- the gcvH gene encoding glycine cleavage system protein GcvH, with the protein MSRYYTEDHEWVEVDGDIGTVGISDYAQGQLGDIVFVETPDEGKEVAKGDEAAVVESVKAASDVYSPVSGTVIEGNPALADTPELVNEDAEGEGWFFKLTLSDTSELEGLMNESAYADFVSKL; encoded by the coding sequence ATGAGCCGCTATTACACCGAAGATCATGAGTGGGTCGAAGTCGACGGCGACATCGGAACCGTCGGCATCAGCGACTATGCGCAGGGCCAGCTGGGCGACATCGTGTTCGTCGAGACCCCCGACGAAGGCAAGGAAGTGGCCAAGGGCGATGAAGCCGCCGTGGTCGAGAGCGTGAAGGCCGCGTCGGACGTCTATTCGCCGGTTTCGGGCACCGTCATCGAAGGCAATCCGGCGCTGGCCGACACGCCCGAGCTGGTGAACGAGGATGCCGAAGGCGAGGGCTGGTTCTTCAAGCTGACGCTGAGCGACACCAGCGAGCTGGAAGGCCTGATGAACGAGAGCGCCTACGCGGATTTCGTGAGCAAGCTGTAA
- the gcvT gene encoding glycine cleavage system aminomethyltransferase GcvT: protein MSLDVQTDTDSEPEILTLPLDAWHRARGGRMVPFAGYEMPVQYEGIMAEHLWVRENAGLFDVSHMGQLTFSGEGLDAALEALMPVDMAAAKPGHPVYSLLLAENGGILDDLMLTRLESGDIYMVVNGACKWDDIGHFREHLADEITLNHMEEHALLALQGPKAVTALSRVIPGVEALVFMQGAAFAWEGHELWISRSGYTGEDGFEISVPAAGVEALADALTAQDEVKPIGLGARDSLRLEADLPLYGHDLDEETTPVSAALGFALKKRRREEGGFPGYDRIMAERENGPILKRVGLIVEGRQPVREGALVVDAEGSEVGKVTSGGFAPTVQKPIAMAYVPAASATPGSRITLTQRGKIHHAEVVPMPFVPHRYVRKGA from the coding sequence ATGAGCCTGGACGTCCAGACCGATACCGATAGCGAACCCGAGATTCTGACGCTGCCGCTGGATGCCTGGCATCGCGCGCGGGGCGGCCGGATGGTGCCGTTCGCGGGTTATGAGATGCCCGTCCAGTATGAAGGCATCATGGCCGAGCATCTGTGGGTGCGCGAAAATGCCGGGCTGTTCGACGTCAGCCATATGGGACAGCTGACCTTTTCGGGTGAAGGGCTGGATGCCGCGCTCGAAGCGCTGATGCCGGTGGACATGGCCGCGGCGAAGCCGGGCCATCCGGTCTATTCGCTGCTGCTGGCCGAGAATGGCGGCATTCTCGACGATCTGATGCTGACGCGGCTGGAAAGCGGCGACATCTACATGGTCGTCAACGGCGCGTGCAAATGGGACGATATCGGCCATTTCCGCGAGCATCTGGCCGACGAAATCACTCTCAATCACATGGAAGAGCACGCGCTGCTCGCGCTGCAGGGCCCCAAGGCGGTCACCGCGCTGTCGCGCGTGATCCCCGGCGTCGAGGCCCTGGTGTTCATGCAGGGCGCGGCGTTCGCATGGGAAGGCCATGAGCTGTGGATCAGCCGTTCGGGCTATACCGGCGAGGACGGGTTCGAGATTTCGGTGCCTGCCGCCGGCGTCGAGGCGCTGGCCGATGCGCTGACCGCGCAGGACGAAGTGAAGCCGATCGGACTGGGCGCGCGCGATTCGCTGCGGCTGGAAGCCGATCTGCCGCTCTATGGCCATGACCTCGACGAGGAGACCACGCCGGTTTCCGCCGCGCTGGGCTTCGCGCTGAAGAAGCGCCGCCGCGAGGAAGGCGGTTTCCCCGGTTACGATCGCATCATGGCCGAGCGCGAGAATGGCCCGATCCTCAAGCGCGTCGGCCTGATCGTCGAAGGCCGACAGCCGGTTCGCGAAGGCGCGCTGGTGGTCGATGCCGAAGGCAGCGAAGTCGGCAAGGTCACCTCGGGCGGGTTCGCCCCGACGGTCCAGAAGCCGATCGCAATGGCCTATGTCCCCGCCGCAAGCGCAACGCCCGGCAGCCGCATCACGCTCACGCAGCGCGGCAAGATCCATCACGCGGAGGTCGTTCCGATGCCCTTCGTCCCCCATCGCTACGTCAGAAAGGGAGCCTGA